The region GAGTCAAGGAGCCTTTAGGCCTAGCGTTTTCTCTGAACCTGCAGTGGTCTTGGATAAATCTTGAATTAGCAAAGAATGAAGTGTCTGAAGTTTGTTCCGTATAAGGGGGCTGGATAGAGTTCCGGTCTTCAATCTGACATGTTGTGCGCTGAAAGACTACGTCCACTAGTGTGACACAAGGAGTCTTTTATGGTTTAGCTCAATTGCTTATGTTGAGTAGTTGACTCCGTAGCTAGGTCGGTTTAGACATGGCACAGCTGCGGGTCCATGACGAAGTTGGCTGAGCTGGCCTGACTAGCGCAGGAAGAAGCAGGGCGGTGGGTGCATGACCGTTGCGTATCTGCGCGAGCCCGCAGCGGCAGAGATGACGCGGGTATTCTCAGGGCATGTCTAATGAGAACAAATCGGTAGAGGATAATGCCCGTCCGCTAGAGGAGGGCCAGGAGTGGTACATCGGTGGCCACGACCGGCAGATGAGTGAGAAAGAGCAGCTGGAACAGCTGGGCTCTTATATTGATGCGCACTATGAGCTGCCGGATTTCCAGCCGCCGTGGGTAGGGGGTGGGTCGCCGGAGGCTGATAATTACTGTGCGAAGCTGCCCGATCGCATCACGCACGCCGCGATGTTGGTTCTTGGTAGCGGGGTGGATCATTCGCTTCCGGGAGTGGTCTACACCGACCAGATTGAGGTGCGCGATACCGAGGCGGGCCAGGTGTTTGTGCCGCCGGAGCCTACTGGCAAGTGGGCGGTGTCGTTGCACTCCGGTGGCTGGTGGCGCGGTTCGGGGCAGGCGCTGGAGATGCAGTGGCGTCCGGAGGTCGCCGCGGCAGCGCAACTGTCGGGAACCACGATTATCGATGTGGATTATCCGCTCGCCCCGGAGCACACCGTTGCGGATATGGTCGCTGCGGTGCAGCAGGCAGTTGATTATGCCAAGGCCCAGGGCGCGAAGTCGGTGACGCTGTGGGGCTATTCCTCCGGTGCGGCGCTGGCAGCGCTCGTTCCTGCCGATGCCTACGTGCTCACCTTCCCAGACTTCGGTGCGTTGGCCAATCTTCCCGATGAATTGCGCGCGGGGTATGAGGTGCCGGGGGAGCTTTCGAATGCATTGGTGCAGACGGCTACGGAAGACGAAATCGCGGAGCCCGTGACGTTGACGGACTCCGCGACTTATGAGGAGTATGTGGCACGCCACCGGATTTCCACCCCGGCGGTGGCGCGCCAGCGCATTCGCGCTACTGCGGAGTATCTCCGCAGCGTTTAGCGGTTTTCGCGCCAGTCCTCAGGGCGGATCTTCATCTCGGATTCCTTCCACCAACCGCTGCGGGTGATTTCCTCGTGGTTGATGTCGGCAGGAACCGGGGCATCGCCCTGGGAGTTGGTGCGCAGCTCATACTTTTCAATAGAGCCCCAGTCGCGCGCCCAATCGTTGTTGAGGTAGCTCGGGATCTCGTAGGAGTAGTTCACTGCTTCTGCCGTGGACATCGCACCGCCACCGTCGAAGGACTGGAAGGTGGTCAGCAT is a window of Corynebacterium camporealensis DNA encoding:
- a CDS encoding alpha/beta hydrolase, producing MSNENKSVEDNARPLEEGQEWYIGGHDRQMSEKEQLEQLGSYIDAHYELPDFQPPWVGGGSPEADNYCAKLPDRITHAAMLVLGSGVDHSLPGVVYTDQIEVRDTEAGQVFVPPEPTGKWAVSLHSGGWWRGSGQALEMQWRPEVAAAAQLSGTTIIDVDYPLAPEHTVADMVAAVQQAVDYAKAQGAKSVTLWGYSSGAALAALVPADAYVLTFPDFGALANLPDELRAGYEVPGELSNALVQTATEDEIAEPVTLTDSATYEEYVARHRISTPAVARQRIRATAEYLRSV